One Luteimonas sp. MC1825 DNA segment encodes these proteins:
- the truD gene encoding tRNA pseudouridine(13) synthase TruD, whose product MNDAPPRAHGAPVLRAAMRSVAEDFDVTELHGFEASGAGEHLLLGIEKRGMNTAYVAQRLADWAGVDIAAIGYAGLKDRHAVTRQRFTVHLPRRQAPDIAALDWQEPESGQSLRVTSHAWHSRKLPRGALAGNRFVLRLRDVDGDRAAIGARLQAIAARGVPNYFGEQRFGHGGGNVDKALRMFVGQRVRRDERTLLLSAARSALFNRVLATRVAAASWDRGLEGEAWMLDGSRSVFGPLPWDPTLAARLADFDIHPSASLWGRGELRSEGEARAVELAALEDGESLALRSGLEAAGLKQERRATRLRPGGLAWQDRGDDGLELRFDLPPGTYATTVLAELGVVDDASRRG is encoded by the coding sequence ATGAACGACGCGCCACCGCGCGCCCACGGGGCGCCCGTGCTGCGCGCCGCGATGCGCAGCGTTGCGGAGGATTTCGACGTCACCGAGCTGCACGGCTTCGAGGCCAGTGGCGCCGGCGAGCACCTGCTGCTGGGCATCGAGAAGCGCGGCATGAACACCGCCTACGTCGCGCAAAGACTTGCGGACTGGGCGGGCGTGGACATCGCCGCGATCGGCTACGCCGGGCTCAAGGACCGCCATGCGGTGACCCGGCAGCGCTTCACCGTGCACCTGCCGCGCAGGCAGGCGCCGGACATCGCCGCACTCGACTGGCAGGAACCGGAGAGCGGGCAATCACTGCGCGTCACCAGCCACGCCTGGCATTCGCGCAAGCTGCCGCGTGGCGCCCTGGCCGGCAACCGGTTCGTGCTGCGCCTGCGCGACGTGGACGGCGACCGTGCGGCGATCGGGGCGCGCCTGCAGGCGATTGCTGCGCGCGGCGTGCCCAACTATTTCGGCGAGCAGCGCTTCGGCCATGGCGGCGGCAATGTCGACAAGGCGCTGCGCATGTTCGTCGGCCAGCGCGTGCGCCGCGACGAGCGCACCCTGCTGCTGTCAGCGGCGCGCTCTGCGCTGTTCAATCGCGTGCTGGCCACGCGCGTCGCGGCGGCAAGCTGGGACCGCGGGCTGGAGGGCGAGGCCTGGATGCTGGACGGCAGCCGCAGCGTGTTCGGTCCGCTGCCGTGGGACCCCACCCTGGCCGCGCGGCTGGCCGACTTCGACATCCATCCCAGCGCGTCGCTGTGGGGACGCGGCGAACTGCGCAGCGAGGGCGAGGCGCGTGCGGTCGAACTGGCGGCGCTCGAGGATGGCGAAAGCCTGGCGCTTCGTTCCGGACTGGAGGCCGCCGGGCTGAAACAGGAGCGGCGCGCAACGCGCCTGCGACCGGGCGGCCTGGCCTGGCAGGACCGGGGCGACGACGGCCTCGAGCTGCGGTTCGACCTGCCGCCGGGCACCTATGCCACCACGGTGCTTGCCGAACTGGGCGTGGTCGACGACGCCAGCCGGCGCGGCTGA